A segment of the Dehalococcoidia bacterium genome:
AAGGTGCAGCAGCCGGCGCAGTTCATCTACGGCGATCATGACGGTGTGATCGCGATGAACCCGGCGGGTCCCGAGATCATGAAGCAGAACGTGCCGAATCTGCGCAGCATCGTGAAGCTGCCGGGAGCCGGCCACTGGACGCAGCAGGAGCGGCCCGACGAGGTCAACGCTGCGATCATCGAGTTCCTGAAGGTGTTGTAAATGCGCATCGGCATCATGCTTCCAGATAGAGCGGCTTCGATCGGCGCGATCGTCGACTCGATCGTTGACGTGGAGACGGATGGGTTTGACGCCGCGTGGTTCGGGCAGGTCTTCGGATCGGACGTGATGACGGTGATCGCGATGGCGGGAGCGCGCACGTCGCGCATCGAGATCGGCACGTCCGTGGTACCGACGTACACGCGCCACCCCTGGGTAATGGCGCAGCAGGCGTTGACGGTGGGGGCGGCGACGCAAGGCCGCTTCACGCTGGGGATTGGTCTTTCGCACGCGCCGGTCGTCGAGGGCATGTGGGGCCTGTCGTACGAGAAGCCGGCGCGCCATATGCGGGAATACCTGTCCGTCCTGCAGCCCCTCCTCACGGAAGGACGCGTCGCGTTCAGCGGCGACGTGTTCAAGACGGCGGGGAGCCTGGCGGTGCCCGGTGCCCCCAAAGTGCCGGTGCTGGTCGCCGCGCTCGCGCCGAGGATGTTGAAGATCGCAGGCGAACTGACTGACGGCACGGTGACCTGGATGACCGGACCGAAGACGATCGCGACGCACATCGTGCCGAAGCTGACGGCGGCGGCAACGGATGCGGGCCGCGCGGCGCCACGCATCGCGGCGGGTCTGCCGATCGCGGTGACCGACGATCTCGCCGCGGCGAAAGAGCGGGCGGCGCAGGCATTCGTCGTGTACGGCCAACTGCCCAACTACCGCAGGGTGCTGGACAAGGAGGGAGCGGCGGGGCCGGCAGACGTGGCGATCCTCGGCGACGAGGCGGCGGTCGAACGACAGTTGCGAGAGTTTGCGAGCGCAGGCGCGACGGACTTGTTCGGCGCCGCGTTCCCGGTCGGCGACGACGCGAAGGCATCGCTCGCGCGGACGCGCGCGCTTCTCAAGTCGCTCGTCGGCAAGATCTAGCGGAGGCCAAGTGACGGCAGCGATCACCAATGCGACGCCGATCGATGGCACCGGCGCCGATCCGGTGCGCAACGCGACTATCGTCATCGACGAGGAGCGGATCACCCAGATCGGCGGCGGCGTAAAGGCGCCGCGTGACGCCACCGTGATCGACGCGGGCGGCCGCACGGTGATGCCGGGCATGATCGACTCTCACGTACACCTGTATGGCCGCGTGCAGGCGCTCCAGGAGCGGATGCTCACGCCGCCAAGCCTGCAGTTGTTTTACGGTGCGCAGAACGCCCGTCGCACGCTCGACGCCGGCATCACCACCGCGCGCGACGCTTCGGGCTCGCCGCAGGGGTTCAAGATGGCGATCGAGCGCGGGCTGATCCCCGGGCCACGGCTGCGGATCTCCGTCTCAGCGCTGTCGCAGACGGGCGGTCACGGCGACGGCACCATGCCTTCGGGCGTGAACCCGGGCGGTATCGGCGGCACGCGCGGTCCGGAGTGGCCCGAGACCGTCGTCGACGGGGCGGAGGAAGTGCGCGTCGCCGTGCGGAGGCTGTTGCGGGCCGGCGCAGACTTCATCAAGCTCTGCTCGACGGGCGGCGTGATGTCGCCCGCCGATGAGCCCACGCACACGCAGTTCACGCCGGAAGAGATCGCCGTCATGGTCCACGAGGCGCGCTCGCAGGGGAAGACCTGCATGGCGCACGCGCAGGGCACCGAGGGCATCAAGAACGCTATCCGCGCGGG
Coding sequences within it:
- a CDS encoding TIGR03564 family F420-dependent LLM class oxidoreductase — protein: MRIGIMLPDRAASIGAIVDSIVDVETDGFDAAWFGQVFGSDVMTVIAMAGARTSRIEIGTSVVPTYTRHPWVMAQQALTVGAATQGRFTLGIGLSHAPVVEGMWGLSYEKPARHMREYLSVLQPLLTEGRVAFSGDVFKTAGSLAVPGAPKVPVLVAALAPRMLKIAGELTDGTVTWMTGPKTIATHIVPKLTAAATDAGRAAPRIAAGLPIAVTDDLAAAKERAAQAFVVYGQLPNYRRVLDKEGAAGPADVAILGDEAAVERQLREFASAGATDLFGAAFPVGDDAKASLARTRALLKSLVGKI
- a CDS encoding amidohydrolase family protein; translation: MTAAITNATPIDGTGADPVRNATIVIDEERITQIGGGVKAPRDATVIDAGGRTVMPGMIDSHVHLYGRVQALQERMLTPPSLQLFYGAQNARRTLDAGITTARDASGSPQGFKMAIERGLIPGPRLRISVSALSQTGGHGDGTMPSGVNPGGIGGTRGPEWPETVVDGAEEVRVAVRRLLRAGADFIKLCSTGGVMSPADEPTHTQFTPEEIAVMVHEARSQGKTCMAHAQGTEGIKNAIRAGVESIEHGIYVDDEAIDMMKRAKTFLVPTLVAPVWVLRHSERSPGSVLPQSVRKTKLVMEDHKRNIAHAIESGARVAMGTDSGVGRHGSNAEELQLMVECGMTPMQAIVSATKTASECVHMQADVGTLEPGKYADLLIIDGDPLDDIKILQEPSRIALIMQGGRVHKEMT